The following proteins are co-located in the Sporosarcina pasteurii genome:
- the arr gene encoding NAD(+)--rifampin ADP-ribosyltransferase produces the protein MNNKKDVLDNGPFFHGTKAELEIGDLLEPQHLSNYQDKKSNYIYFTATLDAAKWGAELATSKAKERIYIVEPLGDFENDPNLTDKRFPGNPTRSYRSKSPLKIIAELGSWERHSDDEINHMLTSLQKLREQGKAIIYD, from the coding sequence TTGAACAATAAAAAAGACGTCTTAGATAATGGTCCGTTTTTTCATGGTACGAAAGCAGAACTGGAAATTGGAGATTTATTAGAACCACAACACTTATCAAATTATCAAGACAAAAAATCCAATTATATCTACTTTACTGCGACATTAGATGCGGCTAAATGGGGTGCTGAGCTGGCAACATCCAAAGCAAAGGAAAGAATCTATATTGTCGAACCATTGGGTGATTTTGAAAATGACCCGAACTTAACCGACAAAAGATTTCCTGGAAACCCAACACGTTCGTATAGATCAAAATCTCCTTTGAAAATAATAGCCGAATTAGGTTCATGGGAAAGACATTCCGATGATGAAATCAATCATATGCTGACATCATTACAAAAGTTGCGTGAACAAGGAAAAGCTATCATATACGATTAA
- a CDS encoding alpha/beta hydrolase translates to MIHVFKEGKDAAKPVLLLLHGTGGTEEDLLPLADLIDPDAAVLSVRGNVSENGMPRFFRRLAEGIFDEEDLIFRTKELHAFLDEAAEKYKFDRDNVIAVGYSNGANIAGSLLFHYEGSLKGASLHHPMVPRRGLQLPNLEGTKVFIAAGKNDPICPMVESEELDELLRGAGAETALHWEMNGHSLTRTEVAAAAEWFETNFGS, encoded by the coding sequence ATGATTCATGTTTTTAAAGAAGGTAAAGATGCGGCTAAGCCAGTTCTTTTATTATTACATGGTACAGGCGGCACGGAAGAAGATTTATTGCCACTTGCAGATTTAATTGATCCGGATGCGGCGGTGTTAAGTGTTCGTGGAAATGTTTCTGAAAATGGCATGCCACGATTTTTCCGCAGATTAGCGGAAGGTATATTTGACGAGGAAGATTTAATTTTTAGGACGAAAGAGTTGCACGCGTTTCTTGACGAGGCAGCAGAAAAGTACAAATTTGATCGGGACAATGTGATTGCTGTGGGTTATTCGAATGGTGCAAATATCGCTGGAAGTTTATTATTCCATTATGAGGGAAGTTTAAAAGGAGCGAGCCTTCATCATCCAATGGTGCCGAGAAGAGGCCTTCAGTTACCAAATCTTGAAGGAACGAAAGTGTTCATTGCCGCGGGTAAGAATGACCCGATTTGTCCAATGGTTGAATCGGAAGAATTGGATGAGCTTCTGAGAGGTGCAGGTGCTGAAACTGCGTTACACTGGGAGATGAACGGTCATTCGCTCACGAGGACGGAAGTAGCAGCGGCTGCTGAGTGGTTTGAGACGAATTTCGGTTCGTAA
- the thiW gene encoding energy coupling factor transporter S component ThiW, whose protein sequence is MTIMTMFVAIAVAGSVFVSFPAGIARAYPIQHAVNVIAAITLGPIPALTIAFLTGLVRILTGTGSLLAFPGGMIGAYLAGILYQRFGKPAFAAIGEVIGTGIIASLFAVPYAKILMGTTVTAFFFMPPFLVSSVSGALLGVILAARLNRSAIRTKLEI, encoded by the coding sequence ATGACCATCATGACAATGTTCGTCGCCATAGCAGTTGCCGGCTCTGTATTTGTTTCCTTTCCAGCAGGAATTGCGCGCGCCTACCCGATTCAACATGCTGTCAATGTGATTGCCGCCATTACGTTAGGTCCCATTCCTGCATTGACGATTGCTTTTTTAACTGGACTCGTTCGAATCCTAACAGGAACTGGCTCGCTTCTCGCTTTTCCAGGCGGGATGATCGGTGCTTATTTAGCGGGCATCCTCTACCAAAGATTCGGAAAACCAGCATTTGCAGCCATCGGTGAAGTGATTGGGACTGGCATCATTGCTTCCTTATTTGCAGTTCCTTACGCAAAAATCTTAATGGGGACAACGGTGACAGCATTCTTTTTCATGCCCCCATTTCTCGTATCAAGCGTAAGTGGTGCGTTACTCGGCGTCATTTTAGCCGCTCGCCTGAACAGGTCAGCCATTCGAACAAAATTAGAAATCTAA
- a CDS encoding vWA domain-containing protein: MSENTTELVFILDKSGSMSGLEADTIGGYNAMLQKQMEENGEATITTVLFSDEYELLHDAVPISEVEIITERDYQVGGMTALLDAIGFSIQKTSRKEAENKVLFVITTDGMENASREYESEKIKAMIESKKANCGWEFIFLGANIDAIATAEKFGIHEDFAVNYHADSEGVQVSYNAINEAVASFRMDEKIDHTWKNAIEEDYEQR, encoded by the coding sequence ATGAGTGAAAACACAACAGAATTGGTTTTTATTTTGGATAAGAGTGGTTCAATGAGTGGGCTAGAGGCAGATACAATTGGCGGCTATAATGCGATGCTTCAAAAGCAAATGGAAGAAAATGGGGAAGCGACGATTACGACGGTATTATTTAGCGACGAGTATGAATTGTTGCATGATGCGGTCCCAATCAGCGAAGTGGAAATCATAACGGAACGGGATTACCAAGTCGGCGGCATGACTGCTTTGCTGGATGCAATTGGATTTTCCATTCAAAAAACTAGTCGTAAAGAAGCTGAGAACAAGGTGCTTTTCGTGATCACAACGGATGGAATGGAAAATGCGAGTCGGGAATATGAATCTGAAAAGATCAAGGCGATGATTGAAAGTAAAAAGGCTAATTGCGGTTGGGAGTTTATCTTCCTCGGGGCGAATATCGACGCCATTGCTACTGCTGAGAAGTTCGGTATTCACGAGGACTTTGCCGTAAATTATCACGCGGATAGTGAAGGCGTACAAGTGAGTTACAATGCGATCAATGAAGCGGTTGCCTCGTTTCGAATGGATGAAAAAATAGACCATACGTGGAAAAATGCTATTGAAGAAGATTACGAGCAACGATAA
- a CDS encoding macro domain-containing protein has product MPFKIIEDDITNLDVDVIVNAANKELQQGGGVCGAIFNAAGAAELQAACDEIGGCPVGEAVMTDGFQLPAKKIIHTVGPIWQGGHANEATQLKKCYQNALTLAHTNDFQSIAFPLISSGIYGYPIEEAFRMAVSTIREFLQEHEMVVYLVIFDKKILRVDEHLITSISKYLDEHLEEEQVYLQNEMEDIVLEESIESSLESVLERLDESFSERLLRLIDEKGMTDVKTYKKANIDRRLFSKIRNSDTYNPQKKTVIAFAIALELTMEETLDLLAKAGYTLSRSSKFDVIIEYFIAEQNYDIHEINEALFNFDQILLGA; this is encoded by the coding sequence ATGCCATTTAAAATAATTGAAGATGACATTACAAATCTCGACGTCGATGTCATTGTGAATGCCGCGAATAAAGAACTGCAACAAGGCGGGGGTGTTTGTGGTGCGATTTTTAATGCCGCTGGGGCAGCCGAGTTGCAGGCGGCTTGCGATGAAATCGGCGGTTGTCCGGTAGGGGAAGCGGTGATGACGGATGGTTTTCAACTGCCTGCGAAGAAAATTATTCATACGGTTGGACCGATTTGGCAAGGTGGACATGCAAATGAGGCAACGCAATTAAAAAAATGTTATCAAAACGCATTAACACTTGCGCACACAAATGATTTTCAATCCATTGCCTTTCCGCTCATTTCTTCAGGCATTTACGGATATCCGATTGAAGAAGCTTTCCGCATGGCGGTATCTACCATTCGCGAATTTTTGCAAGAACATGAAATGGTTGTATATCTTGTCATATTCGATAAGAAAATACTTCGTGTCGATGAACATTTAATTACGTCTATTTCAAAGTACCTTGATGAACATTTAGAAGAAGAACAGGTTTATTTGCAAAACGAAATGGAAGATATCGTTTTAGAGGAATCTATCGAAAGTAGTTTGGAAAGTGTGCTGGAACGATTAGATGAGTCGTTTTCTGAAAGGTTACTCCGTCTAATTGATGAAAAAGGAATGACGGACGTTAAAACGTATAAGAAAGCGAATATTGACCGTCGATTGTTTTCGAAAATCCGTAATTCGGATACGTATAACCCGCAGAAGAAAACGGTCATTGCGTTTGCAATTGCGCTGGAATTAACGATGGAGGAGACGCTCGACTTATTGGCAAAAGCGGGCTATACGTTATCGCGCAGTAGTAAATTTGATGTGATTATCGAATACTTTATCGCAGAACAAAATTATGATATCCATGAAATTAACGAGGCGTTATTTAATTTTGACCAAATTTTATTAGGCGCATAA
- a CDS encoding DNA-binding protein has translation MTHEQTDLPKLAKPALRALAGAGISKLDELAKYREEEVMDLHGMGPKAMAVLQQAMEENGVSFLK, from the coding sequence ATGACACACGAACAAACTGACTTACCAAAACTAGCCAAACCGGCACTCCGTGCATTAGCGGGAGCTGGTATATCAAAATTGGATGAATTAGCCAAGTATCGAGAAGAAGAAGTGATGGACCTCCATGGGATGGGCCCGAAAGCGATGGCTGTTCTGCAGCAAGCGATGGAAGAGAATGGTGTTTCGTTTCTTAAGTGA
- the thiM gene encoding hydroxyethylthiazole kinase, giving the protein MKKNNHLLAALRQQNPLIHCISNIVVANFQANGLLALGASPIMADAMEEVAEIAAVADATVLNMGTLNPTTLEAMIHAGKSATERNIPVVIDPVGVGATTFRKQSIQQLLQEVDVTLIRCNAGELAAIAGVDWTAKGVDAGVGDADIESIAKAVAKKHNCLLAVSGEIDIVTDGYQTFYIEGGHPLMTKVTGTGCLLSSVVGAFLAAAEENSVEAAATALTFYKKAGEKAAALAVGPGDFAVHFLNALNEEEPTH; this is encoded by the coding sequence ATGAAGAAAAACAATCATCTACTTGCAGCATTAAGACAACAGAATCCTCTGATACACTGCATTTCCAATATCGTTGTTGCCAACTTCCAAGCAAATGGATTACTTGCACTAGGCGCCTCACCGATCATGGCGGATGCCATGGAAGAAGTTGCTGAAATTGCAGCCGTGGCAGATGCAACGGTTCTTAATATGGGAACACTCAATCCAACTACGCTAGAAGCTATGATTCACGCGGGGAAAAGCGCAACGGAACGAAACATCCCTGTCGTCATCGATCCAGTCGGTGTCGGGGCCACTACTTTTCGCAAGCAAAGTATCCAACAACTCTTACAAGAAGTTGACGTTACCCTCATTCGTTGTAATGCAGGCGAACTTGCAGCCATCGCGGGTGTGGATTGGACAGCGAAAGGCGTTGATGCTGGCGTAGGTGATGCAGATATTGAAAGTATTGCAAAAGCAGTAGCGAAAAAACATAATTGTTTACTCGCTGTTTCTGGAGAAATCGATATCGTCACAGACGGTTATCAAACCTTTTATATAGAGGGCGGACATCCACTCATGACAAAAGTGACAGGCACCGGATGTTTATTAAGTAGTGTCGTAGGCGCATTTTTAGCAGCTGCTGAGGAAAACAGTGTCGAAGCAGCGGCAACAGCCCTAACTTTCTATAAAAAAGCCGGAGAAAAAGCAGCAGCGCTCGCGGTCGGACCTGGAGACTTTGCTGTTCACTTTCTAAACGCACTAAACGAGGAGGAACCTACACATTGA
- a CDS encoding NUDIX hydrolase, translating into MKKIDDLKAGVAVIILNKENQVLLQKRADVGLWGIPSGHVEIGETVSEAVIREVKEETNLDVRIEKLIGVYSDPDSQVFKYPNGKAVHFITTCFLAEITGGELTCNSDESLEIKFFDPDNLPADLLTMHPQWLEDALSKKETAFIR; encoded by the coding sequence TTGAAAAAAATTGATGATTTAAAAGCTGGCGTTGCTGTCATTATTTTGAACAAAGAGAATCAAGTTCTATTGCAAAAAAGAGCTGATGTGGGCTTGTGGGGAATCCCTTCAGGACATGTGGAAATTGGTGAAACAGTGTCTGAAGCAGTCATTAGAGAGGTAAAAGAAGAGACTAATTTAGATGTAAGAATCGAAAAACTGATTGGTGTTTATTCCGACCCTGATTCACAAGTTTTCAAGTATCCAAATGGGAAGGCAGTACATTTTATTACGACTTGTTTTCTTGCTGAAATCACAGGTGGCGAACTTACATGTAACTCAGACGAATCGCTTGAAATTAAATTTTTTGATCCGGACAACTTACCAGCAGATTTGTTAACTATGCACCCTCAATGGTTAGAAGATGCTCTTTCAAAAAAGGAAACGGCATTTATTCGCTGA
- the wrbA gene encoding NAD(P)H:quinone oxidoreductase, translated as MGYLYRMFGNVSAKGMENMTKTAIVYYSAGGTNYRLAKWAEEGAKAAGAEVKVLKIPETAPQSAIDANEGWKAHAQATKNVPEVTPEDLEWAEAIIFSVPTRFGNIASQVQSFIDTVGGLWAEGKLANKAVSAMSSAQNPHGGQEATILSLYTTMYHWGAIVAAPGYTDPVIFSAGGNPYGTSVTVGQDGKMVEDEAAIKAAVAHQAKRTVSVANALKNLE; from the coding sequence ATGGGTTATTTATATAGAATGTTTGGTAATGTGAGTGCAAAGGGGATGGAAAACATGACCAAAACGGCAATTGTTTATTACAGTGCTGGTGGAACGAATTATCGATTGGCCAAATGGGCAGAAGAAGGGGCGAAAGCGGCGGGGGCTGAAGTAAAAGTATTAAAAATACCTGAAACCGCGCCGCAATCAGCAATCGATGCCAACGAAGGATGGAAAGCACATGCACAAGCGACAAAAAATGTGCCTGAAGTGACGCCTGAAGATTTGGAGTGGGCGGAAGCGATTATTTTTAGTGTGCCGACGCGTTTTGGAAATATTGCGAGCCAAGTGCAAAGTTTTATCGATACAGTCGGTGGTCTATGGGCAGAAGGTAAACTTGCGAATAAAGCAGTGAGCGCAATGTCATCCGCGCAAAACCCACACGGCGGCCAAGAGGCAACGATTTTGTCTCTTTATACGACCATGTATCATTGGGGAGCCATTGTTGCGGCTCCGGGCTATACGGATCCTGTTATATTTAGTGCAGGGGGCAACCCATACGGAACAAGTGTCACGGTCGGACAAGACGGTAAAATGGTGGAAGATGAGGCAGCTATCAAAGCAGCAGTAGC
- the thiD gene encoding bifunctional hydroxymethylpyrimidine kinase/phosphomethylpyrimidine kinase, which translates to MVQIAMTIAGSDNSGGAGIQADLKTFQELGVFGTSALTAVTAQNTQGVHAIQSIDLEIIAAQIEAIFTDFPVHAVKTGMLFSSDIIKVVAEQLKKQEIPLVIDPVMIAKGGASLLQEEAIEALKNELLPIATVVTPNIPEAEVLTGLRIQNNADIEKAAKHILALGAQSVVIKGGHRVDVPDAEDLFMSAAGEKFYVRTPWIDTKDTHGTGCTYAAALTAFLAEGKNQADAVVSAKNFIHAAIENGLDIGSGHGPTNHWAYKQQMKAEKHEKGVVIDG; encoded by the coding sequence ATGGTTCAAATCGCAATGACAATTGCTGGTTCAGATAACAGTGGAGGTGCCGGTATTCAAGCGGATTTAAAGACGTTTCAGGAGCTTGGGGTATTTGGTACGTCCGCATTAACAGCAGTGACGGCACAAAATACGCAAGGAGTTCATGCGATCCAATCGATAGATCTAGAGATCATCGCCGCACAAATTGAAGCCATTTTTACGGATTTTCCCGTGCATGCTGTGAAAACGGGGATGTTGTTTTCATCAGATATTATTAAAGTCGTGGCTGAGCAATTAAAGAAACAGGAAATTCCGCTCGTCATTGATCCTGTGATGATCGCAAAAGGTGGGGCTTCTTTACTTCAGGAGGAAGCAATTGAGGCGTTGAAGAATGAACTTCTTCCTATTGCGACAGTAGTGACACCCAATATTCCAGAAGCTGAAGTTCTGACGGGGTTACGTATCCAAAACAATGCGGACATAGAAAAAGCGGCCAAGCATATATTGGCATTAGGGGCGCAATCCGTCGTCATTAAAGGGGGACATCGGGTAGACGTACCTGATGCGGAAGATTTATTTATGTCTGCCGCAGGGGAGAAGTTTTACGTACGTACGCCTTGGATTGACACAAAAGATACACATGGGACAGGTTGTACGTATGCGGCTGCGTTGACTGCCTTTCTTGCAGAGGGTAAAAATCAAGCAGATGCTGTTGTTTCTGCAAAGAATTTTATTCATGCTGCAATTGAAAATGGGTTAGACATAGGGAGTGGACATGGCCCAACCAATCACTGGGCATATAAGCAGCAAATGAAAGCTGAAAAACATGAAAAGGGAGTTGTGATCGATGGATAA
- a CDS encoding histidine phosphatase family protein, translated as MGKTLYVVRHCRAEGQSPHAKLTEEGRQQTKALVDFFRTKDFDQIISSPYLRAKETAWPIAESKKLHLEQDSRLSERVLSDRNFEDWLVKLEDSFLNLYLKYEGGESSIEAMTRVKNMVDSLQEGARTVLVTHGNLMTLLLRCFDERFGFTEWQTLTNPDVYVIHIEKEVAQVERIWADHFIHL; from the coding sequence ATGGGGAAAACATTGTATGTTGTTCGCCATTGCCGAGCAGAGGGACAATCGCCGCATGCGAAGTTAACGGAAGAAGGCAGACAACAAACGAAAGCACTTGTTGATTTTTTTAGAACGAAGGATTTCGATCAAATTATTTCAAGCCCTTATCTTCGTGCAAAGGAGACCGCATGGCCGATAGCCGAATCGAAAAAACTTCATTTGGAACAGGATAGTCGATTATCAGAACGTGTCCTTAGCGACCGTAATTTTGAAGATTGGTTAGTTAAGTTGGAGGATAGTTTTCTAAATCTTTATCTTAAATATGAAGGTGGTGAGTCATCAATTGAGGCGATGACACGTGTGAAAAATATGGTAGATTCATTGCAAGAAGGCGCTCGAACGGTACTTGTTACACACGGCAATCTAATGACGCTCTTGTTACGGTGTTTTGATGAACGATTTGGTTTTACTGAGTGGCAAACGTTAACGAATCCAGATGTGTATGTCATTCATATAGAGAAAGAAGTGGCTCAAGTTGAAAGGATTTGGGCGGATCATTTTATTCATTTATGA
- a CDS encoding DUF3238 domain-containing protein — protein sequence MVNEALFEVQTVTHKHDVIHFTWRDLGGNYYVYRDGELLYEGTVAEFKDGDFKHAKLYNYSIERVVNEEVVDVVRLQTSAYAEERNVKNPLQFLVMTTIVAKSQIALSWEKIKDVSHYEIYRNDVFIKEVQKNQYIDRDISMDQTYTYRIQSKRPLAMSEERFSKGKSVAATVLGMMNKKTSQKQPAIERFTVTKEIGRPRELLIPTLQRTAKSKVNEWQFRYTTFLKEEMIKNPNFFSKNHLFKGDARDFNPDGTSFRTRVDVSLDYGQVKSPMVCTRNIGMTVAYDHVGRIRKEAQATSDGVVLERSDHKPGEAGFLLMHEVQNPLVQAPKINYEVRAVLRRDGTFDMTGYHNQAPHHEVYLVRGAQNGWIPIHLAESNGLIWMSDVMSWHYWRFSNFE from the coding sequence ATGGTTAATGAAGCGTTGTTTGAAGTGCAAACTGTGACGCATAAGCATGATGTCATTCATTTTACTTGGCGCGATTTGGGTGGGAATTATTATGTATATCGCGACGGTGAACTTTTATACGAGGGGACGGTAGCGGAGTTTAAGGACGGTGATTTTAAGCATGCGAAACTGTATAACTACTCGATTGAACGTGTTGTGAATGAAGAGGTTGTGGATGTTGTGCGCCTTCAAACTTCGGCTTATGCAGAAGAACGCAATGTTAAAAACCCTTTGCAATTTCTTGTCATGACGACCATCGTAGCCAAGTCCCAAATTGCATTGTCTTGGGAAAAAATAAAAGACGTTTCACATTATGAAATTTATCGAAATGATGTATTTATCAAAGAGGTGCAGAAGAACCAATATATTGACCGTGATATTTCAATGGATCAAACCTATACATATCGAATTCAATCGAAAAGGCCCCTTGCGATGTCAGAAGAACGGTTTAGCAAAGGGAAATCAGTGGCAGCTACAGTCCTTGGGATGATGAATAAAAAGACGTCACAGAAACAACCAGCGATTGAAAGGTTTACGGTGACGAAGGAAATTGGAAGGCCGCGTGAATTACTGATTCCAACTTTGCAACGAACAGCTAAAAGCAAAGTGAATGAATGGCAATTTCGCTATACAACCTTTTTGAAAGAAGAAATGATTAAAAACCCCAATTTCTTTTCCAAAAATCATCTATTCAAAGGGGATGCGAGAGATTTTAATCCAGACGGTACGAGTTTTCGCACAAGGGTCGATGTTTCACTCGACTATGGACAGGTAAAGTCGCCAATGGTCTGTACAAGAAATATTGGGATGACAGTGGCGTATGATCATGTAGGCCGAATTAGAAAAGAAGCGCAAGCCACTAGTGACGGGGTTGTTTTGGAAAGAAGCGATCATAAGCCAGGAGAGGCCGGTTTTCTGTTAATGCATGAAGTCCAAAATCCACTTGTTCAAGCACCGAAGATTAATTATGAAGTTCGTGCTGTTCTGCGAAGGGATGGGACATTTGATATGACTGGGTACCATAATCAGGCGCCGCATCATGAAGTCTATCTTGTGCGCGGCGCACAAAATGGATGGATACCCATTCATCTAGCCGAAAGCAATGGACTTATTTGGATGTCTGATGTGATGAGTTGGCATTATTGGCGTTTTTCAAACTTTGAATAA
- the thiE gene encoding thiamine phosphate synthase encodes MDKSKLQLYFIAGTTNIGDRNLLDVLQAALKGGITTFQLREKGEGALQGDDLKALAEQCKQLCNKFKVPFIVNDDVDLAVEVGADGVHIGQEDGDIAKVREKIGSEKILGVSTHSIEDAMAASDAGANYVGIGPLFETTSKENAGAPVGTELVRQVANVLPGLPIVGIGGITERKAGRVIREGASGVAMISAIANSEDVEQVTRAIKGSVTLASTGVEM; translated from the coding sequence ATGGATAAAAGTAAACTACAATTATACTTTATTGCCGGAACAACAAATATTGGAGATCGAAATCTACTTGATGTTTTACAAGCTGCTTTAAAAGGGGGCATTACTACTTTCCAATTGCGTGAAAAAGGGGAGGGCGCGTTACAAGGGGATGATTTAAAAGCATTAGCTGAACAATGTAAACAGCTTTGTAACAAATTTAAAGTTCCCTTTATTGTGAACGATGATGTCGACTTGGCCGTAGAAGTTGGCGCAGACGGTGTTCATATTGGACAAGAAGATGGGGACATTGCTAAGGTCCGTGAAAAGATTGGTTCAGAAAAGATACTAGGCGTTTCCACGCATTCGATTGAAGATGCCATGGCGGCTTCCGATGCGGGTGCGAACTATGTTGGGATTGGGCCTTTATTTGAAACGACATCTAAAGAAAATGCAGGTGCACCGGTCGGGACAGAGCTAGTTCGTCAAGTGGCGAATGTACTTCCGGGTCTTCCGATTGTAGGTATTGGAGGCATTACAGAGCGGAAAGCAGGAAGGGTTATTCGTGAAGGGGCTTCAGGTGTCGCGATGATTTCGGCAATTGCAAATTCCGAAGATGTAGAACAAGTAACGCGCGCAATTAAAGGGAGTGTAACGCTAGCGTCAACTGGTGTTGAAATGTAA
- a CDS encoding YitT family protein, with the protein MKNLVVVLGSLIVAFAFNCFLVPHEILSSGISGLAILLGILTPFDTGIYNFLLNVPLLILGYFKLGRTITINTLVCVASLSLFLFLIPAVAITDNMLLSTVFGGGIGGLGVGLILKFAGTSGGLDIIAIIIARASSFSVGLLLTGMNGIIVLISGFVFDWEIALYTLLSIYITGKMIDTVFTDHLKLTMQIVTTQGDAIRNELLESIYRGITITEGYGGYTQEKKDILMMVLTRYETLHVKNVVRKHDENAFINMFETIEVDGKFSINN; encoded by the coding sequence ATGAAAAATTTAGTTGTCGTTCTAGGTTCACTCATTGTTGCATTTGCTTTTAATTGCTTTCTTGTTCCTCACGAAATTTTAAGCAGTGGAATTAGCGGTCTCGCGATTTTACTCGGAATACTTACACCCTTCGATACGGGGATTTATAACTTTCTATTAAACGTCCCTTTACTCATCTTAGGTTATTTTAAACTTGGCAGAACAATTACGATTAACACACTTGTATGTGTAGCTTCTCTCTCGTTATTCTTATTTCTAATCCCAGCTGTCGCCATTACGGACAATATGCTATTATCTACCGTTTTCGGTGGAGGCATTGGCGGGCTTGGTGTAGGCCTCATTTTAAAATTTGCCGGAACGTCAGGCGGATTGGATATCATCGCCATCATCATCGCGCGTGCCAGTTCTTTCAGCGTTGGTTTACTACTAACAGGCATGAACGGAATCATCGTGCTCATTTCAGGATTTGTCTTTGACTGGGAAATTGCCCTGTACACACTTTTGTCGATTTATATTACAGGGAAAATGATTGACACAGTCTTTACAGACCACCTCAAATTAACGATGCAAATTGTTACGACGCAAGGCGATGCGATTAGAAACGAACTACTTGAGTCGATTTACCGTGGCATTACAATCACGGAAGGCTACGGTGGCTACACACAAGAAAAGAAAGATATCTTAATGATGGTGTTGACTCGTTACGAAACGTTGCACGTCAAAAATGTTGTGAGAAAACATGATGAAAATGCATTTATTAATATGTTTGAGACTATAGAAGTCGATGGAAAGTTTTCCATCAATAATTAG
- a CDS encoding YjjG family noncanonical pyrimidine nucleotidase, translated as MKKYQTLLFDVDNTLLDFGAAEREALRLLFKEQNIPLNPEIEANYKRINQDLWKSFEKGKIDRDEVVNTRFSILFKAYHREVDGAILEKSYRTYLEEGKQLVHGALELITDLQDHYDLYIVTNGVSKTQHKRLRASGLYPLFKDIFVSEDTGSQKPMKAYFDYVFERIANFDVNQALIIGDSISADIQGGQLAGLDTCWFNPEMKPNHTKIVPTYEIQKLEELYRVLLEKKT; from the coding sequence TTGAAAAAGTATCAAACTTTATTATTTGATGTAGATAATACACTATTAGATTTTGGCGCTGCAGAAAGGGAAGCCTTACGCTTGTTATTTAAGGAACAAAACATACCCTTGAACCCTGAAATCGAAGCAAACTATAAAAGAATCAATCAAGATCTCTGGAAATCCTTTGAAAAAGGAAAAATAGATCGCGACGAGGTCGTGAATACTCGCTTTTCGATTTTATTTAAGGCATATCATCGAGAAGTGGATGGTGCGATACTTGAGAAGAGCTACCGCACCTACTTGGAAGAGGGTAAACAACTAGTTCACGGGGCGCTTGAATTGATAACAGACCTGCAAGATCACTATGACTTATACATTGTTACGAATGGTGTTTCCAAGACTCAGCATAAGCGATTACGCGCTTCAGGATTATATCCATTATTTAAAGATATTTTTGTGTCAGAGGACACAGGCTCTCAGAAGCCAATGAAGGCGTATTTTGATTATGTATTTGAAAGAATTGCTAATTTTGATGTAAACCAAGCTTTAATCATCGGGGATTCTATAAGTGCGGATATTCAAGGTGGACAGCTCGCAGGACTAGACACATGTTGGTTTAACCCTGAAATGAAGCCTAATCACACAAAGATTGTTCCTACCTATGAGATTCAAAAACTTGAAGAGCTTTATCGGGTTTTGTTGGAAAAGAAAACTTGA